The genomic window CTGTGCACGGGGAATGGTCTTCAGCGCGACGAACGCGCCGTCCAACGGGTTGACCCGGTCCTCGCGGCCCCAGATCAGCAGCACCGGCTGCCGCAGCCGGTGCACCTCCCGCCACATCATGCCGAGCTCAAAGTCCGCGCCGGCGAACGACTTTCCCATCGCCCGCGTCGCCGTCAGCGATTCGGGCGTGCTCGCCAGCTCGAAACGCTGCTCCACCAACTCCGGGGTGATCAGCTTCTGGTCGTAGACCATGACCCGCAGGAACGCCTCGAGGTTTTCCCGGGTGGGCTCGACGGAGAATTTGCCCAGCCGCTTCACGCCCTCGGTCGGGTCGGGGGCGAACAGGTTGATGCTCAGCCCGCCCGGACCCATCAGCACCAGGCGCCCGGCCTTGTCCGGGTAATCGAGCGCGAACCGCACCGCGGTGCCGCCGCCCAAAGAGTTGCCGATCAACGGCACCCGCCCCAGACCCAGTTGGTCGAACAGGCCTTTGAGCGCGGTGGCGGCATAGCGGTTGAATTGCCCGTGCTCGGCGCGTTTGTCGGAGTGGCCGTAACCCGGCTGATCGACGGCGAGCACATGGAACCGCTCGGCGAACACCGCGATGTTGCGCGAGAAGTTGGTCCAGCTGGAGGCACCGGGACCCCCGCCGTGCAGCAGGACCACGGTCTGGTCGTTGCCGACGCCGGCCTCGTGATAGTGCAGCTTCAGCGGACCGTCGACGTCCACTTCGGCGAAGCGCGACGTCGACTCGAACGTCAATTCCTGTGTGGCGGTCACGAATCAGACCATGGTGTCGCCGGGCGGCAACCCGAACTCGTGGTTTCCGAAGATCACGTAGGCGCGTTCGGGGTCGTTCGCGGCATGCACCCGGCCGGCGTGCGCATCGCGCCAGAACCGTTGAATGGGAGCGTCATTGGCCAACGCGGTGGCGCCGGAGGCCTCGAAGAGCCGGTCAATGGAGGCGATCGAGCGTCCGGTCGCACGCACCTGGTCGCGGCGCGCCCGGGCGCGCAGGTCGAACGGAATCTCCTTGCCCGCCGACAGCAACGCGTACTCGTCGGCGACATTGCCACTCAACTGTCGCCACGCGGCGTCGATGTCACTGGCCGCCTCGG from Mycobacterium kubicae includes these protein-coding regions:
- the hsaD gene encoding 4,5:9,10-diseco-3-hydroxy-5,9,17-trioxoandrosta-1(10),2-diene-4-oate hydrolase produces the protein MTATQELTFESTSRFAEVDVDGPLKLHYHEAGVGNDQTVVLLHGGGPGASSWTNFSRNIAVFAERFHVLAVDQPGYGHSDKRAEHGQFNRYAATALKGLFDQLGLGRVPLIGNSLGGGTAVRFALDYPDKAGRLVLMGPGGLSINLFAPDPTEGVKRLGKFSVEPTRENLEAFLRVMVYDQKLITPELVEQRFELASTPESLTATRAMGKSFAGADFELGMMWREVHRLRQPVLLIWGREDRVNPLDGAFVALKTIPRAQLHVFGQCGHWAQVEKFDEFNKLTIDFLGGGR